The Odocoileus virginianus isolate 20LAN1187 ecotype Illinois chromosome 3, Ovbor_1.2, whole genome shotgun sequence genome includes a window with the following:
- the LOC110148818 gene encoding olfactory receptor 2L2-like, producing the protein MENYNQTSTDFVLLGLFPSSRTGLFLFILIAFIFLMALVGNLSMILLIFLDIRLHTPMYILLSQLSLMDLNYISTTVPKMAYDFLFANKSISIIGCGIQSFFFLTMAGAEGLLLASMAYDRYVAICFPLHYPIRISKRVCMLMITGSWIMGSINSCAHTTYILSIPYCQSRSINHFFCDVTVMLTIACTDTTVYEYTVFLSTTLFLLLPFIGIAFSYGRVLLAVYRMNSAEGKKKACSTCSTHLTVVSFYYAPFAYTYLRPRFLRTPTEDKVLALFYTILTPMLNPIIYSLRNKEVMGALRRVTQRISPVKM; encoded by the coding sequence ATGGAAAATTACAATCAAACATCAACTGATTTCGTGTTACTGGGATTGTTTCCTTCATCAAGAACTGGTCTGTTCCTTTTCATTctcattgctttcattttcttaatggctcTAGTTGGTAACCTTTCCATGATTCTTCTCATCTTTCTGGACATTCGTCTTCACACGCCCATGTATATTTTACTTAGCCAGCTCTCCCTCATGGACCTGAACTATATCTCTACCACTGTTCCCAAAATGGCCTATGATTTTCTGTTTGCAAACAAGTCTATCTCCATCATTGGGTGTGGGATTCAGAGCTTCTTCTTCTTGACTATGGCAGGTGCAGAAGGATTGCTCTTGGCCTCTATGGCTTATGATCGTTATGTGGCCATTTGCTTTCCTCTTCACTATCCCATCAGAATCAGCAAAAGAGTGTGTATGTTGATGATAACAGGATCTTGGATAATGGGCTCTATCAACTCCTGTGCCCACACCACATATATTCTCTCTATCCCTTATTGCCAATCCAGGTCCATcaatcatttcttctgtgatgtcACAGTCATGTTGACAATAGCCTGTACTGATACAACGGTCTACGAATACACAGTGTTTCTGAGCACCAcacttttccttttgttgccCTTTATTGGTATTGCATTTTCCTATGGCCgtgttctccttgctgtctatCGCATGAATTCAGCAGAAGGGAAGAAGAAGGCCTGTTCAACCTGCAGCACCCACCTCACTGTGGTTTCTTTCTACTATGCTCCTTTTGCTTACACGTATCTACGCCCAAGATTTCTGCGTACTCCAACAGAGGACAAGGTTCTGGCTCTCTTTTACACCATCCTCACACCAATGCTCAATCCTATTATATACAGCTTGAGAAACAAGGAGGTGATGGGGGCCCTGAGAAGAGTAACTCAGAGAATTTCCCCTGTGAAAATGTAG